The following are from one region of the Thermococcus cleftensis genome:
- a CDS encoding cobalamin B12-binding domain-containing protein — protein MVERSKVRVLVAKPGLDGHDRGAKVVARALRDAGFEVIYTGIRQTPEQIVESVIQEDVDVLGISILSGAHMVLIPKILKLLEERGLRVNEDVLVIAGGIIPPDDAEELEKMGVAKVFGPGSPIGDIIAFIDENVPKLRKFREE, from the coding sequence ATGGTCGAGCGCTCCAAGGTTAGGGTTCTCGTCGCCAAGCCCGGACTTGACGGTCACGACAGGGGAGCTAAGGTCGTCGCCAGGGCCCTGCGCGATGCCGGTTTCGAGGTTATCTACACTGGAATCAGGCAGACGCCGGAGCAGATAGTCGAGAGTGTTATCCAGGAGGACGTCGATGTCCTTGGGATAAGCATACTCTCCGGTGCCCACATGGTTCTCATTCCCAAGATACTCAAGCTCCTCGAGGAGAGGGGCCTCAGGGTGAACGAGGACGTGCTCGTCATAGCCGGCGGAATAATCCCGCCCGACGACGCGGAGGAGCTCGAGAAGATGGGCGTCGCCAAGGTTTTCGGCCCGGGAAGCCCCATCGGAGACATCATAGCCTTCATAGACGAGAACGTCCCCAAGCTCAGGAAGTTCAGGGAGGAGTGA
- a CDS encoding Maf-like protein, giving the protein MLVLASASPRRREILSRFVPEFKVVPSNASEECRLREPGDYSVELARRKAREVYSRVGGTVIGADTVVSVDGQILGKPRDEGHAVRMLKLLSGRVHQVTTGYCIIHGGKELCGAVTTDVKFRELDEELIRAYVATGEPMDKAGAYGIQGLGGLLVEWIRGDYYNVVGFPIEIIWKLRELGFEVLSR; this is encoded by the coding sequence ATGCTCGTGCTAGCTTCCGCCAGTCCACGGAGGAGGGAGATACTGTCGAGGTTCGTCCCTGAGTTCAAGGTGGTGCCAAGCAACGCCAGCGAGGAGTGCCGGCTCAGGGAGCCAGGAGATTATTCCGTCGAACTCGCCAGGAGGAAGGCCAGGGAGGTTTACTCCAGGGTTGGCGGCACTGTCATCGGCGCCGACACCGTGGTGAGCGTGGACGGTCAGATACTGGGAAAGCCGAGGGACGAGGGGCACGCGGTCAGAATGCTGAAACTGCTGAGCGGCAGGGTTCACCAGGTCACCACGGGATACTGCATAATCCACGGGGGGAAGGAGCTCTGCGGTGCCGTGACGACGGACGTGAAGTTCCGCGAGCTGGACGAGGAACTGATACGGGCGTACGTGGCAACGGGTGAACCGATGGACAAGGCGGGGGCGTATGGAATTCAGGGACTGGGAGGGCTCCTGGTAGAGTGGATCAGGGGCGACTACTACAACGTCGTGGGCTTCCCCATAGAGATAATCTGGAAGCTCCGGGAGCTTGGATTTGAGGTCTTGTCGCGCTGA
- a CDS encoding DUF835 domain-containing protein: MLRIRPTYEGSRVVDYRRLNELLQRNKRRRKLLITRKPPVELDKHNVHPIWVTKIPHPNAVSPSRLHAIEQMVWEQLQQGEADVILDAIEYLMIENGVEPTLRFVSKLRDMALLANSDFYVTISDGIDDRVRNILRRIVE; this comes from the coding sequence ATGTTGAGGATCCGACCCACGTACGAGGGGTCGCGAGTGGTGGATTATAGGCGCCTCAATGAGCTCCTCCAAAGAAATAAGCGCCGAAGGAAGCTTCTCATAACCCGAAAGCCGCCGGTGGAACTTGATAAGCATAACGTCCACCCGATATGGGTGACCAAGATCCCCCACCCCAACGCCGTTTCTCCCTCCAGGCTTCACGCCATCGAGCAGATGGTGTGGGAGCAGCTCCAGCAGGGTGAGGCGGACGTCATACTGGACGCCATCGAATACTTGATGATAGAGAACGGCGTCGAGCCAACGCTGAGGTTTGTCAGCAAGCTCCGGGACATGGCCCTTCTGGCGAACTCTGACTTCTACGTCACCATCAGCGACGGCATCGATGACAGGGTCAGGAACATACTCCGCAGGATAGTTGAGTGA
- the mce gene encoding methylmalonyl-CoA epimerase produces the protein MIRKIDHVGIAVKNLEEAIKVWEGLGLKVEEIEEVPDQKVRTAIIHVGESRIELLEPTAEDSPIAKFIAKRGEGIHHIALGVDDIETHLEKLKEAGYRLIDEEPRIGAGGAKIAFVHPKAVTGVLLELCERKTE, from the coding sequence ATGATAAGGAAGATAGACCACGTTGGTATAGCCGTCAAGAACCTGGAAGAGGCCATAAAGGTCTGGGAGGGCCTCGGTCTCAAGGTCGAGGAGATTGAAGAGGTACCGGACCAGAAGGTGAGAACCGCGATAATCCACGTCGGTGAGAGCAGGATTGAGCTCCTCGAGCCGACGGCGGAGGACTCACCGATAGCCAAGTTCATAGCGAAGAGGGGGGAGGGCATACACCACATAGCCCTCGGCGTCGATGACATCGAGACGCACCTAGAGAAGCTCAAGGAAGCCGGCTACAGGCTCATAGACGAGGAGCCACGCATAGGTGCCGGCGGGGCCAAGATAGCCTTCGTGCACCCGAAGGCAGTGACCGGTGTTCTCCTCGAACTTTGCGAAAGGAAGACAGAATAG
- the smc gene encoding chromosome segregation protein SMC — translation MPYIEKIEMKGFKSYGNRKVVVPLSKGFTAIVGANGSGKSNIGDAVLFVLGGLSAKAMRATRISDLIFAGTKTEPPAKYAEVAMYFNNEDRGFPIDEDEVVIKRRVYPDGRSTYWLNGKRTSRSDILDVLSAAMISPEGYNLVLQGDITKFIKMSPTERRMLIDEISGIAEYDAKKEKALKELKQAEENLARVDLLIREVKAQLDKLEKERNDALRYLDLKERVERAKVTLLLGEIRKLESLIEESNLRDKEIEAEIAAMGARLKEVAREIVAKERELNAIEKELEEKSEDGILEVTRKISEVQSRIEMARKNIELAQKEIEDSQHRLMKAKEELRKVSEEIEKGRNAINRWSKRREKLIAEIKEREVVKNELVVKLGEIDRDFAMAKQDFDKVVDELEEAKKELYMKESDIKKFEEEIERARARIAQNNARRISLKAQIEEAKKSLEAKRSELGEIDGKMSKAEARLRKAEKEMEEKSKALRKVEGELAKAREELIKAEAQREVRGNRAVEFLKGQNIPGLYGPLGELITVASEDYALAIEVALGGSYDHVVVEDDRVAEKAIRLLKEKRLGRLTFLPLNKIKPRSMREKPSLGIPAMDVVQYDPRFKNAVAYALGDTLIVSDMDEARTVGIGKVRMVTLGGELLERSGAITGGHYRPRGKLGVNVDEIRKRVEKLEREKEALESTVNALRLEVKGLENELFELRMRKSELAKDLQVVQREMDRLLAEDRALKEEIEENERLIEELEKRIHEAKGEMAKLRGRIERLEKKREKLKRALENPEARELNQRIREVEAEISKLREELSKVESKLENLDVRINEELLPRKADLEEEIEGLVNRINALKANIEENESAIKEFEAELNELRKAEESVKDELKELRERREKVRNDIIDLRAEKDELNSKLQELRIEANTLKIKLAQYEAALKEKRDELKHFDPKLIKSIKEVPLELEALREQIEKMEEEIRSLEPVNMKAIEDFEVVERRYLELKSKREQVLAEKESIEEFIEEIEGQKKQVFLQTLNEIARNFSELFAKLSPGGSARLILENPDDPFAGGLEIEAKPAGKDVKRIEAMSGGEKALTALAFVFAIQRYKPAPFYLFDEIDAHLDDANVKRVADLIKEASQNSQFIVITLRDVMMANADKIIGVSMRNGVSRVVALSLEKAMKILEEARKRSEAEHAEMFGHLGG, via the coding sequence ATGCCGTACATCGAGAAAATTGAAATGAAGGGCTTCAAATCCTACGGTAACAGGAAGGTCGTCGTTCCCCTTTCTAAAGGCTTCACCGCCATCGTCGGTGCCAACGGTTCTGGGAAGAGCAACATTGGCGACGCCGTTCTCTTCGTCCTCGGCGGCCTGTCCGCCAAGGCCATGCGTGCCACGAGGATAAGCGACCTCATCTTCGCGGGCACTAAGACCGAGCCTCCGGCCAAGTACGCGGAAGTGGCGATGTACTTCAACAACGAGGACAGGGGTTTTCCGATAGACGAGGACGAGGTCGTGATAAAGAGAAGAGTTTACCCCGACGGCAGGAGCACCTACTGGCTCAACGGAAAGAGGACGAGCAGGAGCGACATACTTGACGTGCTCAGCGCGGCGATGATCTCGCCGGAGGGCTACAACCTCGTCCTCCAGGGGGACATCACCAAGTTCATCAAGATGAGCCCTACCGAGAGGAGAATGCTAATCGATGAGATCTCCGGCATAGCCGAGTACGACGCAAAGAAGGAGAAGGCGTTGAAGGAATTAAAGCAGGCCGAAGAGAACCTCGCTCGTGTTGATCTTCTCATCAGGGAAGTGAAGGCCCAGCTAGACAAGCTCGAGAAGGAGCGCAACGATGCCCTTCGCTACCTCGACCTCAAGGAGCGCGTTGAGAGGGCCAAAGTAACGCTTCTTTTGGGTGAGATAAGGAAGCTGGAAAGCCTGATAGAGGAAAGCAACCTGCGCGACAAGGAGATAGAGGCCGAGATAGCGGCGATGGGGGCCAGGCTCAAGGAGGTTGCCAGGGAGATAGTGGCGAAGGAGAGGGAACTGAACGCCATCGAGAAGGAGCTTGAGGAGAAGAGCGAGGACGGTATCCTGGAGGTCACGAGGAAGATAAGCGAGGTTCAGTCGAGGATAGAGATGGCCAGGAAGAACATAGAACTGGCTCAAAAGGAGATAGAGGACAGCCAGCACCGTCTGATGAAGGCGAAAGAGGAGCTTAGAAAGGTTTCGGAGGAAATAGAGAAGGGGCGGAACGCAATAAACCGCTGGAGCAAGAGACGTGAGAAGCTCATCGCCGAGATAAAGGAGAGGGAGGTTGTCAAGAACGAGTTGGTTGTCAAGCTCGGCGAGATAGACAGGGATTTTGCCATGGCCAAGCAGGACTTCGACAAGGTCGTTGACGAGCTGGAGGAGGCCAAGAAGGAGCTCTACATGAAGGAGAGCGATATTAAGAAGTTTGAAGAGGAGATAGAGAGGGCCAGGGCCAGGATAGCCCAGAACAACGCCAGAAGGATTTCCCTCAAGGCCCAGATCGAGGAGGCCAAAAAGTCCCTGGAGGCGAAGCGCTCCGAGCTCGGCGAAATCGACGGGAAGATGTCCAAGGCAGAGGCGAGGCTCAGGAAGGCCGAGAAGGAGATGGAGGAAAAGAGCAAGGCCCTCAGGAAGGTCGAGGGAGAGCTTGCAAAGGCCAGGGAGGAGCTGATAAAGGCCGAGGCCCAGCGCGAGGTTCGCGGGAACCGCGCGGTTGAGTTCCTCAAGGGCCAGAACATCCCCGGCCTCTACGGTCCCCTCGGGGAGCTGATAACGGTTGCGAGCGAGGACTACGCGCTGGCCATAGAGGTTGCCCTCGGCGGGAGCTACGACCACGTCGTCGTCGAGGACGACAGGGTTGCGGAGAAGGCGATAAGGCTCCTCAAGGAGAAGAGGCTCGGAAGGCTCACATTCCTCCCGCTGAACAAGATAAAGCCCCGCTCGATGCGCGAGAAGCCTTCCCTCGGAATTCCCGCGATGGACGTCGTCCAGTACGACCCGCGCTTCAAGAACGCCGTAGCCTACGCCCTCGGGGACACGCTGATAGTGAGCGACATGGACGAGGCGAGAACGGTTGGAATAGGAAAGGTTCGCATGGTGACCCTCGGCGGCGAGCTTTTGGAGAGGAGCGGAGCGATAACCGGCGGCCACTACAGGCCGAGGGGGAAGCTCGGAGTAAACGTGGACGAGATAAGGAAAAGGGTGGAGAAGCTCGAACGTGAGAAGGAAGCTTTGGAATCTACCGTCAATGCCCTCAGGCTCGAGGTCAAGGGGCTGGAGAACGAGCTGTTCGAGCTCCGTATGAGGAAGAGCGAGCTGGCCAAGGACCTGCAGGTGGTCCAGCGTGAGATGGATCGCCTCCTTGCGGAGGACAGGGCGCTCAAGGAGGAGATTGAGGAGAACGAGAGGCTCATCGAGGAGCTGGAAAAGAGGATTCACGAGGCTAAGGGCGAGATGGCAAAGCTCAGAGGAAGGATAGAGAGGCTGGAGAAGAAGAGGGAGAAGCTCAAGAGGGCCCTCGAGAACCCTGAGGCCCGGGAGCTGAACCAGCGCATACGGGAGGTCGAGGCAGAGATAAGCAAGCTCCGCGAGGAGCTGAGCAAGGTCGAGAGCAAGCTCGAGAACCTCGATGTGAGGATAAACGAGGAGCTGCTGCCGAGGAAGGCTGATCTGGAGGAGGAAATCGAGGGGCTGGTGAACAGGATAAACGCCCTCAAGGCAAACATCGAGGAGAATGAGAGCGCAATTAAGGAGTTCGAGGCTGAGCTTAATGAGCTCAGGAAGGCGGAGGAGAGCGTCAAGGACGAACTCAAGGAGCTACGCGAAAGGCGCGAAAAGGTCAGGAACGATATAATAGACCTCCGCGCCGAGAAGGACGAGCTGAACTCCAAGCTTCAGGAGCTTCGCATAGAGGCAAACACCCTCAAGATAAAGCTCGCACAGTACGAGGCCGCGCTGAAGGAGAAGAGGGACGAGCTGAAGCACTTTGACCCCAAGCTCATAAAGAGCATCAAGGAAGTGCCGCTCGAGCTCGAGGCGCTCCGTGAGCAGATAGAGAAGATGGAGGAAGAGATACGCTCCCTCGAGCCCGTGAACATGAAGGCCATAGAGGACTTCGAAGTCGTCGAGAGACGCTACCTCGAGCTGAAGAGCAAGCGCGAGCAGGTTCTGGCTGAGAAGGAGAGCATAGAGGAGTTCATCGAGGAGATAGAGGGCCAGAAGAAGCAGGTCTTCCTCCAGACCCTCAACGAGATAGCCAGGAACTTCTCGGAGCTGTTCGCCAAGCTCTCGCCGGGAGGAAGCGCCAGGCTTATCCTCGAGAACCCCGACGACCCCTTCGCCGGGGGTCTTGAGATAGAGGCCAAGCCCGCTGGAAAGGACGTCAAGAGGATAGAGGCCATGAGCGGCGGCGAGAAAGCTTTAACGGCTTTGGCCTTCGTCTTCGCCATACAGCGCTACAAGCCGGCTCCCTTCTACCTCTTCGACGAGATCGATGCACACCTCGACGACGCCAACGTCAAGCGCGTCGCCGACCTCATCAAGGAGGCCTCCCAGAACAGCCAGTTCATCGTGATTACACTCAGGGACGTCATGATGGCGAACGCGGACAAGATAATCGGGGTCAGCATGAGGAACGGCGTCTCCCGCGTCGTTGCACTGAGCCTTGAGAAGGCCATGAAGATACTCGAAGAGGCCAGGAAGAGGAGCGAGGCCGAGCACGCCGAGATGTTCGGCCACCTGGGCGGGTGA
- a CDS encoding segregation and condensation protein A, translated as MESRREEEITPVDILLQLVQMGKVDPWNIDIVDLTEKYIERLREMKELDLRVSARAILAASILVRMKSEALLHADEEEEEERKEERLHVEVEPLAPPLRRVERYYTFDDLLDALMDALEEAEKRKPRKKKKVEIEEEVFVVDDFRVDIEKHVYRLHEIVVNMYRETREPINFWDLVFDPTPKIIARTFLYLLFLSNMGKVDLIQEEPFGEILVVPVGEEA; from the coding sequence ATGGAATCCCGTCGCGAGGAGGAGATAACGCCCGTTGACATTCTCCTCCAGCTCGTTCAGATGGGCAAGGTCGATCCCTGGAACATCGACATCGTTGACCTGACCGAGAAGTACATCGAACGGCTCAGGGAGATGAAGGAGCTTGACCTCAGGGTTTCAGCCAGAGCAATCCTGGCTGCATCAATCCTCGTGAGAATGAAGAGTGAGGCTTTGCTCCACGCGGACGAGGAGGAAGAGGAGGAGCGGAAGGAGGAGAGGCTCCACGTCGAGGTCGAACCTTTGGCCCCGCCGCTCAGGAGAGTCGAGCGCTACTACACCTTCGACGACCTCTTAGATGCCCTTATGGACGCCCTCGAGGAGGCGGAGAAGAGAAAGCCCAGGAAGAAAAAGAAGGTCGAGATAGAGGAGGAGGTCTTCGTCGTCGATGACTTCCGCGTGGACATCGAGAAGCACGTCTACCGCCTCCACGAGATAGTCGTGAACATGTACCGGGAAACACGGGAGCCAATAAACTTCTGGGATCTCGTCTTTGACCCGACGCCGAAGATAATAGCTAGAACCTTCCTCTACCTCCTCTTCCTCTCCAACATGGGGAAGGTGGACCTCATTCAGGAGGAGCCCTTTGGGGAGATACTGGTCGTGCCAGTAGGTGAGGAAGCTTAG
- a CDS encoding PHP domain-containing protein produces the protein MPKFAHDAHTHTVYSDGIGGIAENIAAAEEKGLRLLGITDHVHYLSERTLSRYVREIKRWGGEAEITVLAGIEGNLTFNGVDVPDFMARKLDYVIASVHEWLESPSQYIELVKLALIDENVTVIGHFGANFPHIGYPTLEELEEVLELAEANGKAFEISSRYRVPDLEFVRECIRRGIKLTFASDAHYPPAVGSVSWSEKVFRKAGGRKEDLLFEEFL, from the coding sequence ATGCCCAAGTTCGCACACGACGCCCACACCCACACCGTTTACTCGGACGGCATCGGGGGGATAGCCGAGAACATAGCGGCCGCCGAAGAGAAGGGGCTTAGACTGCTCGGAATAACCGACCACGTCCACTACCTCTCAGAGAGAACCCTCAGCAGATACGTCAGGGAAATAAAGCGGTGGGGAGGGGAGGCCGAGATAACGGTACTGGCCGGAATCGAAGGGAACTTAACCTTTAACGGCGTGGACGTGCCGGATTTCATGGCCAGAAAGCTCGACTACGTGATAGCCAGCGTCCACGAGTGGCTGGAGAGCCCGAGCCAGTACATCGAGCTGGTGAAGTTGGCCCTCATCGATGAGAACGTGACGGTTATAGGGCACTTCGGGGCGAACTTTCCCCACATCGGATATCCAACTCTGGAGGAGCTCGAGGAGGTTCTCGAGCTGGCCGAGGCCAACGGAAAGGCCTTCGAGATAAGCTCCCGCTACCGCGTCCCCGATTTGGAGTTCGTGAGGGAGTGCATAAGGCGGGGAATAAAGCTCACCTTCGCAAGCGACGCCCATTATCCCCCCGCCGTCGGGAGCGTCTCCTGGAGCGAGAAGGTCTTCAGGAAAGCGGGAGGGAGAAAGGAGGACCTGCTCTTCGAAGAGTTCCTGTAG
- the meaB gene encoding methylmalonyl Co-A mutase-associated GTPase MeaB, with translation MLEGLIERMLRGDKRATARLITLVENDEEKAREIISRIYPHTGNAYIVGITGPPGAGKSTLLDKLIRVAREEGKVVGVIAIDPTSPFTGGALLGDRIRMQRHSTDPGVFIRSMATRGSLGGLAKATNDAIKVLDAYGCDVIFVETVGVGQIEIDIVKTADTVVLVTVPGLGDDIQAIKAGLMEIADVFVINKADKEGADATYFELNLMLDLEKERWERRGWRPPIVETVATTMKGIRELWKAINDHGKFLVESGEIERKRRFRAEEEVKTIVSGRISRIVGEKLNEGEVASLIDGVVRREIDPYSAADKVLEKALGVKV, from the coding sequence ATGCTAGAGGGCCTCATAGAGAGAATGCTCCGTGGGGACAAGCGGGCAACTGCCAGGCTCATAACCCTCGTTGAGAACGACGAGGAGAAAGCGAGGGAGATAATATCCAGGATTTACCCTCACACCGGCAACGCCTACATTGTCGGGATAACCGGGCCGCCGGGGGCGGGTAAGTCCACGCTCCTCGACAAGCTCATCAGGGTCGCCAGGGAGGAGGGGAAGGTTGTAGGCGTCATAGCCATCGACCCAACCTCCCCCTTCACTGGCGGAGCTTTGCTCGGTGACAGGATAAGAATGCAGCGTCACTCCACCGACCCTGGGGTTTTCATAAGGAGCATGGCCACGCGCGGCTCCCTCGGCGGTCTCGCCAAGGCCACAAACGACGCCATAAAGGTTCTCGACGCCTACGGCTGCGACGTTATCTTCGTCGAGACCGTCGGCGTTGGGCAGATAGAGATAGACATCGTCAAGACTGCTGACACCGTCGTCCTCGTCACGGTTCCTGGCCTGGGAGACGACATACAGGCCATAAAGGCTGGCCTGATGGAGATAGCGGACGTCTTCGTCATAAACAAGGCGGACAAGGAGGGGGCGGACGCGACGTACTTCGAGCTCAACCTCATGCTCGACCTCGAGAAGGAGCGCTGGGAAAGGAGAGGCTGGAGGCCGCCGATAGTCGAGACCGTCGCCACGACGATGAAGGGAATCCGGGAGCTGTGGAAGGCCATCAACGACCACGGGAAGTTCCTCGTGGAGAGCGGCGAGATAGAGCGCAAGAGGCGCTTCCGGGCGGAGGAAGAGGTTAAGACCATAGTCTCCGGCAGAATATCCCGCATCGTCGGCGAGAAGCTCAACGAGGGGGAGGTAGCTTCCCTGATCGACGGAGTTGTGAGGCGTGAAATCGACCCCTACTCTGCCGCGGATAAGGTGTTGGAGAAAGCACTGGGGGTGAAGGTATGA